The Stigmatopora argus isolate UIUO_Sarg chromosome 16, RoL_Sarg_1.0, whole genome shotgun sequence genome has a window encoding:
- the LOC144091137 gene encoding E3 ubiquitin-protein ligase MARCHF5-like gives MAALLDEDQPEKHCWVCFATESDDHSAQWLSPCRCRGCTKWIHQSCLQRWLDEKQRGNGGDGDGGGAGVCCPQCGTPYHVVFPKMGLLVFFLQQVDRALSRASPFAALGALVGTAYWSAVTYGAVAVMQVVGHKKGLNMMERADPIFLLVGLPAIPVVLVLGKMVRWEDFLVRFWLRISYQRQHAVSNDLRPLPGAAGDHLSVSRTLCGALVLPWISSMLGRLLFRRVTSNLQQALLGGATFVLLKGSLKVYVKHQQHIMQNKRNILDYPDTRDTATSP, from the exons ATGGCAGCCTTGTTGGATGAGGATCAGCCAGAGAA ACACTGTTGGGTTTGTTTCGCCACGGAGAGCGACGACCACAGTGCGCAGTGGCTGAGTCCGTGCCGGTGTCGAGGTTGCACCAAATGGATCCATCAGTCTTGTCTTCAGCGATGGTTGGACGAGAAGCAGAGAGGAAatggcggcgacggcgacggggGCGGCGCAGGCGTCTGCTGTCCTCAGTGTGGGACACCCTACCATGTCGTTTTCCCTAAAATGG GTCTGCTGGTGTTCTTCCTGCAGCAGGTGGACCGTGCACTCTCCCGGGCCAGCCCGTTTGCCGCCTTGGGGGCGCTGGTGGGCACGGCGTACTGGTCGGCCGTCACGTACGGCGCCGTGGCCGTTATGCAGGTGGTGGGACACAAGAAGGGTCTGAACATGATGGAGCGAGCCGACCCCATCTTCCTCCTGGTGGGTCTACCCGCCATCCCAGTGGTCTTGGTCCTAGGGAAGATGGTGCGCTGGGAAGACTTCCTGGTGCGCTTCTGGCTGCGAATTTCCTACCAGCGGCAACATG CTGTGAGCAATGATCTACGTCCGCTGCCGGGGGCGGCGGGAGACCACCTGTCGGTGTCGAGGACCCTTTGCGGCGCTCTGGTTCTCCCGTGGATCTCTAGTATGCTGGGACGGCTTCTCTTCAGGCGGGTCACCTCCAACCTCCAGCAGGCTCTTCTG GGAGGCGCCACTTTCGTCCTGCTGAAGGGTTCGCTGAAGGTGTACGTCAAACACCAGCAGCACATCATGCAGAACAAACGGAACATCCTGGATTACCCGGATACCCGTGACACCGCCACCAGTCCGTGA
- the actr1b gene encoding actin related protein 1B — translation MESYDILANQPVVIDNGSGVIKAGFAGDQIPKYCFPNYVGRPKHVRVMAGALEGDLFIGPKAEEHRGLLSVRYPMEHGIVKDWNDMERIWQYVYSKEQLQTFSEEHPVLLTEAPLNPSKNREKAAEVFFETFNVPALFISMQAVLSLYATGRTTGVVLDSGDGVTHVVPIYEGFAIPHSIMRVDIAGRDVSRYLRLLLRKEGYNFNTSAEFEVVRTIKERACYLSLNPQKDETLETERAQYVLPDGSALNIGPARFRAPELLFRPDLVGDESSGIHEVLAYAIQKSDMDLRRTLFSTIVLCGGSTLIKGFGERLLTEVKKLAPKDVKIKISAPQERLYSTWIGGSILASLDTFKKMWVSKREYEEDRARAIHRKTF, via the exons ATGGAATCCTATGACATTTTAGCTAACCAGCCCGTGGTGATCGATAAC GGTTCGGGGGTCATCAAAGCTGGCTTTGCTGGAGACCAGATCCCTAAATACTGTTTTCCTAACTA TGTGGGACGTCCTAAACATGTTCGCGTCATGGCGGGGGCGCTGGAGGGAGACCTCTTCATTGGCCCCAAAGCAGAG GAGCACCGCGGGCTGCTGTCGGTGCGATACCCGATGGAGCACGGGATCGTGAAGGACTGGAACGACATGGAGAGGATCTGGCAGTACGTCTACTCCAAGGAACAGCTGCAGACCTTCTCCGAGGAG CATCCGGTTCTTCTGACGGAAGCGCCGCTCAACCCCAGCAAGAACCGCGAGAAGGCCGCCGAGGTCTTCTTCGAGACCTTCAACGTTCCCGCGCTTTTCATCTCCATGCAGGCTGTCCTCAGCTT GTACGCCACGGGACGCACCACGGGCGTGGTGTTGGACTCGGGCGACGGCGTGACGCACGTGGTGCCCATCTACGAGGGCTTCGCCATCCCGCACTCCATCATGCGCGTGGACATCGCCGGCAGGGACGTGTCTCGCTACTTGCGCCTGCTCCTGCGCAAGGAGGGCTACAACTTCAACACCTCGGCCGAGTTCGAGGTGGTGCGGACCATCAAGGAG AGGGCGTGCTACCTGTCGCTGAACCCCCAGAAGGACGAGACGCTGGAGACGGAGAGGGCGCAGTACGTCCTCCCCGACGGGAGCGCCTTAAAC ATCGGGCCGGCCCGCTTCCGCGCCCCCGAGCTGCTCTTCCGGCCCGACCTGGTGGGCGACGAGAGCTCGGGCATCCACGAGGTTCTCGCCTACGCCATCCAGAAGTCCGACATGGACCTGAGGCGCACGCTCTTCTCCACCATCGTGCTGTGCGGGGGGTCCACGCTCATCAAAG GCTTCGGAGAGAGGTTATTGACTGAAGTCAAGAAGCTGGCGCCCAAAGACGTCAAGATTAAG ATTTCCGCCCCCCAGGAGCGACTCTACTCCACCTGGATCgg AGGCTCCATCTTGGCATCGTTGGACACGTTCAAGAAGATGTGGGTGTCCAAGCGGGAGTACGAAGAAGACCGAGCGCGCGCCATCCACAGGAAGACCTTCTAG